The DNA segment ACACTGTATGATTATTAAGTAATACATTAGAAAACAAGTCATTAAATTCTGACGAAGCCACCGGGTTATTGAGAGCCGTAACGGATTACGCCTACGCACTTGATATCTTGACAAATATGACCATCAACAATTAGCTATTGAAGGATTAGACTTACATTTCTGAAAAACTCACAAAACAAGTTAGTAACAACCCCGGATCGATTTTCTTTTTATAGTGCTTTGGAAGATGCTCAATACTTATACATCTTGATTAAAATAACGTAACGAACTAAATTTATTCACTTAAATCGATTGCGATGAACAAGACATTAGGTAGAGATTTTATTTTGTACCAATTTCTTTAATAATTTTCTCCCTATGCTGCATCCCCCAGGAAGCCATTTCATTGATTATAGGTTTGAGCGAATAACCATATGCTGTGAGTTCGTATTCTACAGTTATTGGTTTTGTATTCAATACAGTCCGCGTAATCAAACCATTTAATTCCAATTCCTGTAATTCTTTGGATAGCATTTTTGCCGCTATACCTTCAATATTCATAATCAGTTCCATAAACCTTTTTTTACCAAAACTGAGTGAACCGATGATAGGTATCTTCCATTTTCCAGCCAAAACGTCCATGGTATCGCGTATAGCACGGTGATGGATGGCACAAGCATCCTGATTTATGTTATCCTTTTTTTTCATTTTAATAATGGTTTCCTCAAGGAAATCAGTTTCCTCCGGTAAACCCATTACAAAACTAAACTATAACACGGGTAAATTTGCATTATGTGAATTTCATAAAATTATAGTTACCAATAAAGTCTTAAAATAAAATATATGGATCAGTCAAATCATATTTCCACTAACGGACCTACAAATGTTCCAACAGCAGTTTGCTCTCAAAGCCCAATTATACTGTCAGCACCTGGCCGTGAACATCAACTGCAGGTCCGAGTTTCCGCTCCATTAACCGGCAGCAATTTGCCTGTTATTATTTTCTCGCACGGCTTTGGATCTTCAATGGATGCTTATGCTCCGCTTGTCAATTACTGGGCGGCTAACGGCTTCATTGTGGTGCAGCCTACTTTTCTTGATTCAAGAACCCTTAGTATAAATCCAAAAGCAGGTCATAGTGAAGCGGTCAAAGCATATCTGGAAGATCCCCGGAAGCCAGACATGTGGAGATACCGTGTAGATGATGCAAAGCGTATTCTTGACCAATTGGATTTTATTGAAGATTCTGTTTTAGGTCTTAAAGGCCGGTTAAACAAAAATCTTATCGCAGTGGCAGGGCATTCATTTGGAGCCCAAACCACTTCAACGTTGCTAGGTACGCGGGTGCTAAATGCCGACGGCAGCTTAAGTGAAAATCTTTCTGATCCGCGTATAAAGGCTGGTGTCCTGCTCAGTGCTGGTGGCCGCGGCGGTAAGGCTTTGAGCCGTTTTGCTAAAGAACATTTCCCTCATTTAAACCAAAGTTATAAAGAAATGAATATTCCAACGCTAATAGTTGCAGGCGACAATGACAGATCTCAATTGACCGTAATCGGGCCAGAATGGTTTACAGATGCCTACCACCTAAGTCCCGGTGCAAATGCATTGGTTACTTTATTTGGTGGAGAACATATGCTTGGCGGGATTTCGGGGTATCTGGTAACTGAGACTACAGATGAAAACCCTAATCGTGTTCATGCTGTACAGCGACTCACTTGGGCTTATCTTCGAAGCGCGCTTTACCCTAAAGATAGTGCGTGGATGGACGCCTGCACATGGCTAGCAGCCAATCCTAATCCACAGGGGAATGTCATTATCAAATAACTCCGATATAATCGACCTGATAGTAGTTATCTTTTATTCATTTTTATCTTCTTGTGTTTATGAAATAATTCAGTACAGCTTTTAGCATAACCGAAATAGATTTCTTCTCCAAAGTCTTCTAAATTTATTAAATTAAACTTCATTTTAGTTTTTATAGTTGGTATTTTAATTAGCTCATCTTTATCCGTATCATAATAATTCCAATTTCCAATATAATCTGCAGTTAAAAGATTGACACTAGACTCACCACTTCCGTCGCTAATAGCATTCCCAAATTCATATCTACTCATACCAATTAATTGTATTTTCTTTGTTTTAGTGTTGTATCTAAATTGATTTTTATAACCCGCACGCATCCAGTCGTTAAAAAATTCAAAACCGTTTTTTGTTTCAATAACACCTGACATTAAATTCAAAATATCAATAGGTTTGCTTAATATTGGATTGTAATTTTTTGTGGATAATTTACAAACGATTGTATATTTTGTTGAGTCAACATATACCGTATCCATTATGCCGTCATTATCAACATCTTTTAATAATTTGTTCTGTCCAAAAACAGTTAATTGAGTTAATAGAAAAATTAATGTTACTACTGACTTTTTCATAAGTTTTCTGTTTATTTTCAATCATTAATTCGTTTTATTAACTGCTATTTCGCAGTTAAATTTGACTTGAAATACTTGAATTTCAAATTATCCTCATTACCCGTCCGTGTTCCATTATACAGTTCAAGAGCTATAGTATTCTCATCCACCCATGTCAAATCATTAATTGACCAGTCTTTGGTATAATAATTAAGAGAAGGTATTATTCCTTTTAACCCGATTCCTGTTGAAACATTGAATAAAAAAATTTCTGCTCTATATTCATAATAGTTTCCATAATCAGGACCATCATATGATGAACAAACGACTAGTTGATTACACGATGGAGAAAGTAACATCTTTAATATTCCTGCATCATAGGTTGAAGGCATTAACATTTTTCTATTTGTATTCCTTTCTGCGAGGTAAGTTTCACAAATTTCCTTGCAGTTCTGAATCACATAAAGACCTGAACTACTGATAAATTGTCCGGAATCCAAAACGCAACTTGTTTTATATTTCCCTTTGTAGGACTGAAACTCATCCTTCGATATTTCAGTAAAATTTAAAGAATCATTATCCAATATCAGAGCATCAATAACTGTTTTTCTTTCTATGTTATGATTTCTACTGTTTTTCTTCGATATGTCAGAAATAACAGTTGCAGCGTCAGCCTCTACCTTTGGGCTATCATTTGTCAAATAGCTTACGATTAAAAAAATGAGCCCAATTTGTAATTTCGAAGTCTTCATGTCTTTAATTTTCTTTGACAAAACTGATGCCCGTTAAATTTTAAATAGAAAATACCTGGTTCGCTATTGTATCCTGAACCTATTAATGCTGTTAATTTTATATCGGCCATTTTATCTTTTAAATAATTTCCTTGACTGTCTACAGCATATTCAGGGGATATGGAACTTAGCCAGCTTTAATGAGGTTACTTTGTTCCTATCGCCTGGCTGTTTCATTTAAAAAAATATCACTAAAGAATTGACATGCAACGAATTATATACTTATCTCATATATTTCAAACTTAATAATAATTATGATCTTATACCACCAGGAAAAATTTAAGCTGTCATGGCGATTATTTCTAAGATCATATTTTATATGCCAGGATTTTTTAATTCGAAGCAAACTGTTTTATATCAAAAAGATGAACAAGATGAATATGTAGCACTTCCACTATGCAAGAAAGGTTAATTTCAACGCATACACTAAAATAAACCTCTTTTTTCGTTGATAGTTAGTGATCTATAGTTAGAAGGTAAAACCCACCCATTATACTATAAACATATTTTTATATTATCTTCAAACATTCAATCCTTAAACATAAAAAAAAATCTAATGCAAGAAAAAACAATTAACTACTCTCCTTTTTTATTAGGGGCTTTACTTATGCTTGGTACGCTCGTAGGGTGTAAAAAAGATAATGTTAGTCCATCAAAGCCGGAACCACCTGTACTTTCTATGAACCAATTGTACCAAAGCGCCATACTGGATGCAATGGTGGCTGATGATTCAGAAATAATTGATACGTTATGGGCATTAACGCCTGAAAACAAGTCCTTACAATGGAAAACAATTAAAGGCAAACCATATGTTTTGATGGCTAGTTTTATGCGTTTTCCATCCAGCTATCCGGTTGGTGATTCAATTACTACTGTATGGGGTGAATCCTGGCTATTCATCCCGCAGCAAATGAAAGCACGCATAGGTTCTTCTTTCTCTCCAACAAGTGATACCACAATGCGTATCTGTCAGTTGTTGGGCCTACCCCCTGCTAATGAACGAAGCAATACGCACATCGCCGAGGTTTGGGTAAACCCCGAACGTTTGTACAGGCCGGCCGGCAGCCGGGTGATCAACACTAAAACAGCCAGTGCGCCACTAAGTAGTAATAGTCCTGAGAGTTTCAGTTCATGGTTTAATAATTACATTGTTTTCGCCTATTATCGAACATTATCAGCTACTACAGATTACCATTATCCCTGGACACGTTTGGGGTATACCTATGACTGGGCCCCCAAAGCAAAGGAGGTAGGATTAAGTGAATACGTTTTTCAAGCCAGTTCAGGCGCCTGGGTAGAAAAGGTATCAAAAGTGGGTAACTATTTTAAAAAATAGTCCGACAATTAAAAATGATACAGGTTTATCTATCTTTAAACAAAATCCTACGACAAGGCTTATGAAAAACGAGACAGACCTGAAACTCGCTGTACTAATAGATGCAGATAATGTTCCCTACGCAAATGTAAAAGAGATGTTCGAGGAAATTGCCAAATACGGTACACCTACCTTCAAAAGAATCTATGCCGACTGGACCAAACCCACAGTTTCCGGCTGGAAGAAAGTACTACTGGAAAATGCCATCACCCCCATTCAGCAGTATAGCTATTCCAGCGGTAAAAATGCGAGCGACAGTGCACTGATAATTGATGCAATGGACATCCTCTATACAGGAAAAGTGGACGGCTTCTGTATTGTCTCCAGTGACAGTGACTTTACCCGATTGGCCACCAGACTTCGGGAAGCAGGGATGAAAGTAATTGGGATTGGCGAGAAGAAAACCCTTACGCCTTTTATTACTGCCTGTGATAAATTCATCTACATTGAGATCCTGAAACCTAAGTCGCAACCTTCGGAAGATAATAGCCTGTCACAAACCGCAACCGGCACTAAATCTGCGGAAACACAGCCTTTAAACAAGGTTGATCCCGGAATCATCAGACTCTTTACAGATAGCATTACCGATCTGGCAGATGAAGATGGATGGGCTTACCTTGGAGATCTGGGCAGTCTGATGATGAAGAAAAAACCAGATTTTGATTCCAGAAATTATGGGTTCTATAAATTGCTGCCTTTAATAAAAAGCATCAACCGCTTTGAAGTGGATGAAAGAGAAAGTGGTAAATCTAATGTTAAACACATCTATATCAGAAAAATCACTCAACCGACACCCGCCACGAACCCACAAAAGCCCGGTAACAAGAGAAAATCGACAAAACGGTAAACACTGTAATAATTATAACAGAGAGACAGGTTCCAGTACGCTACTGAAACCTGTCTTTTAACACTAGGACCATTTCTCCGCATAAATGACAATAGCGCTGGAGTCAATCACCACATTTCCATCAGCATATTTTTGGTCCATTAAATCATAGACCTCCGCTTTTATTTTAGCTTTCGTAGCCTCATCGGCTTTACTTAATGCCGCAACAACAGGAGCTGCTACATCAGTCATCAGGTTCCAATACACATCCGTTGTCTTGCAATTCATTTTTCCCGCAATTTCCACTTCTGAAATATCAGTTAAGCCCGCCTTCAGAAACAGGTCAGACACGACACCCGTTTGGGCACAACGAAACATTCCCGGGGCTCCGGGCGGCACAGCAGGCTGCTCCATGTTTTTATTGATTGCTCCCATGATTGCAGTCACCCAGAAGTTCTTTTCCGGAATGTCCCATACTGCTGTGGCAATTCTTCCTCCTGGCCTCAACACCCTTGCCATTTCCTTAGCTGCCAGCTGCATGTCGGGGAAGAACATGAAGCCAAACCGGCAACTGATGGCATCAAAAGAGTGGTCTGCAAATGGGAGTTTACTAACATCACAAACACGGGTATCAATGTTTCCAATATTTCTCCTTGCTGCATTTTCAGAGGCAATTTCTAACATGTCTTCTGCGAGGTCAGTCAGGATTACTTTTCCGGCGCCCAACCTGGAAGCGATGGTTAATCCAGGCTCGCCTGTTCCTGATGCAATATCAAGCACGATGTCATTATTTTGAGGGTTAAGCAAGCGGACAATTTCATCACCCACAGGTTGTAAAAAATCCATCATAAGGTCATCCCATTTTTTCCAGCCAGATGAAAACTTATTCCATACCTCTTTTTGCTGGTCACGTATGATTTCGAATTCTTGTTCCATAACATTAAGATATTAGTTTGCTTACAAGCTACTGCCGGACCGTCCGGTATCACCTGTTCTATTCATTTGACTATTTTTAGTAAAATCAGACAATTAGCACCTTAAAAATTAACAATGAGCGAGACAAAAAATAGAAATAGAGAGGATTAGTAAACGATCCAAAGGAGATATCACTACATAAAGATACCGATATATTTTGATATACAAAAAGTCTGCTATCTTACGATATGCAGACTTTTTGTTTGAATCGAAATCCAGAATTTGCGTCAGTAATTACATGGGCTTATGTTTCTTTGACCTCTACTAAACTTGCATAACCCCTCATTACCGAAACATCAGCTGGGTGTATCAGTACCTGAGGCCTGTACGAAGAAAATGTATAAGTGATGTTAAAGACCCCTTTCACCTGCAATTCGCCATCCCCGGTATATCGAAAATAGACGGGCTTTTGATCCGATGTAGTCAGATTATTTTCGTTTTCTGTTTCATGTATATCAGTATCATTAGCAGAAGTAAATTGCAGGCTTTGCCTTTTTTGTCCGCAGCAGTTCATGGTTTTAATTTTTAAGCGTGATTAAATTAATTTAGGTGCAACAATTGGAGCAGGCTAATTCTTTTTCATCATAATTTGTTCTAAAAATATTGCAGCTGCCGAGAACGAAAGAGTTAACAGTACTTTCTCCATCCAGTCGTTGCCGAAATAAATTCCGAGTGGTAGTGCTACCCAAATAGATAAACAGAAGAAACAATCCATTAATGAACCAAAAAAGCTTTCACCTGCAAGTTTTCTTAGTTTATAAATTACATCAAAAGGACCATCTTCGGCTTGTATTAAATGGGTAACACGCCAAACGGCGAGAACAGAAATTAGAAACAAATAGGCTGTCATTGCACATTGTTTATGGTAAACGTTCAATGGCTACACCCGTGCTTATACTATAGGGAGCTGCATTTGCACCTGCTCCATAACCATTGGTTGTTCTTTTTGATGCCGATAAACCAATAGAAACGGTTGCATAACTTTCAGTAGGTTCAAGCCACTTTCCTGCCGGAACAGGTAAGGGTACGAAAGTGATCTGGTGTGAATTGGAATCTCCAAATTTGCCCGCATCTGCCGTACCTCGAAAACCAGGACAACCATGTGCATCGTTATTATTTGGGTTATCACCATGTAAAATGGTCGGTTCTGGAATCAGACTCCCCAATCGTTTGACTTCAAAACCCGCAGAGGTACCGCATTTTCCGATAGACAGGTCATAATGATCCTGAAATACAGAATTAGGGTGAGTTTCGCAGGCTTTAAATCTAACGTTTAACGGACTGTTTAGAAAAGCCTCCTTAATGCGGTATAAATTACACTCTGCTTTTACAATGTTTACACCATCAGCATCAAACCAGACATCATCTAAGCTAAAGCCCAGGTAATTGTTATCGATAAACATGGCGATCATATCTGTAGCACCTGGAATATGTTTTCCGGCAGCATCGTAGCCATCCATACGGAAATAAACCGTTCCGGGTGCTGTACCCTGATAAATATTTGTATTTAGCTGAATTAGTCGGTTTTTGTCATATGGGATCCAGGGAATCCCTGCTTCAATCTGAGCCTCTACGTTTAAGTAATAAGGCACTTTAATTGCCGGACCACCATCAACTTTTAACGGTACAGTATCGTACGTACCTATCAGTTTGGGTAATAGATCCAAACCAATTCCTTGAAATAAATAGCCCATATAACCCTCGGCTACGTAATTCCAGGAGCTAAAAGGTTCCGACATATTTTTGCTATATCTAATGGTATAGAAGGCAATTATAGGGTCTGTAGCCTTCCTTTGTGTATTGTACAAACAACCTTTTACATCTACGATACCTGCCCATGCGGCACAATCTATATTCAAATGCGCCAGAACATTATGGCTCGTAATGCGGCCGTCGGCATGTAAATGGTTATGTAAAGTAGCAGAATTTCTATCCATAGCAGCAAAAGCAAAACTTGCCGTACTGTTTTGGTTGCTGCCTATGATTACATTTCCTAAAGCGCCAATCATATTGCCATTAAAGCAGCTGAAAGGTTTCGGTATTACCGATGCAGGGATGCAAATGTCAATACGTTTAATTTGGCTTACGTTGAAATAACAGGCACTTTCGTACAAAACAGGTGCCCCAACGGTAGTTCCAGGAATACTGACAATCAAATCCGGCAATCGCTGGATGGCAACATTCTCCCCGGCAACAAAGTCTGTAAAGACTTCATCGAATACATCACTAAGTGTATGTTTATAATGGAAAATATAGTTACCATTCATATCGGTAACAGCAAAGCCTAAATTTCTTCGCTCTCCGGTACCGGTATATGGATTTCCAAGTTTTTCCGCAGTGGTACGGTCATATTCTTCGAAATTTAAGCTGATGTTTTTACCATCGGAAACACTGCATCCAAAACGGGCATTGTCAAAAATGCCGACGATATCGCGATGCGCTGCGGCCAACACACTGCTGACCTTGGAATCCAATTCGATGGTTTTACTAAATTTCAGCGTTTTCTCCGGGGAGATATTTTCAGTAGCTTTTTTATTGGCTGCTTTGGTATCAATGGCCTTTTCTTCCTTTTCGATGTTAAATACATCGGCCATGCGAACAGGTGTTTGACGATCATCCATTAAGTTAATCATAATGGGTCTAAAAGGTCCCGGATCTGGCGGATTTGGGTTGACAATAACCGGCGGAATGCGCTCAGGATAATATTTTTCAATAATTTCACGTATTCTTGGGTTCTTTAATGCCCTTTCTAAAGCATCAGGATGATCAATCACAAAATGACTGCGATAGCAGGGATTATATAAACAGCTGCCGCTGTAAGTGCTGACATGACCATAGGCTAAAAAGTCCTGAGAACCGGCCGGTGTAATGCAGGTCAGTATCAAATCATCGAAATCCTGATCGGCCCCCGCATCATTGGATTGAATTTGAAACTGGTAGGTTCCCCCTACTTTGGTTGGAAATTTAATCCGGGCATCAGAATTCTGGAAACCCGTACCCGGATTATTTTGGATATTAAGGGTCCACATGGCACCATTAACTACCACATCGGCTGCGCCGACTGTACCTGGATAGGTCCCGTTTCCGCTTGTCGCGCCTTGCACTACAAACTGTTGTTTAAAGGCTGCATTTTTGGCCGTAACTCGTATGGTCCAATTGCCTTGCATAGAAATATACATAGTTTTGATTATTTTAAAAGCCTACTCTTTCACAGGATTTTCGGCTGACTCCCCTATTTTTACTTTAGATAAGTTGTCTTCAACCTCAACGCTTAGCTATCTTCTTCCCCGGCATCACAATCATTAGGACAACAACGATACTCCTGTGATTTTTCAAGGAGTTCTATTTGCTTACGTAAAAGTTCATTTTGTAAATGGATACGTTCTCTTGCCGCAGGCTCGCAGGTATTACATTCATCCAGACAGCCTTTTACAATGACTCCCGCAGTTGGTAAAGAGAATTCCATCGAAAACTCAAATTTCTTACGGTAGGCAGCTGATATTTCGCCTTTATCATCTAAAATACCGGCTGCAATTAAGTCTTTGTTTAACTCTTTTAAGGCTTCTTCCCGCATTGCAGGTGTGATGGTCGGATTTACGAAAGCAACATTTGTAAATCCCGAAACGCTAATTAGTTTTTCAATACTTAGCAATTCAAATTTTACAACTTGCTTTTTGTTCATCCGATAAAAAAAGTACGAGATGGCATGACAACCATTAGGATTTGAAAACTCACGGGAAGAAGACTCGAAATGATCTTCCGACTGGCCTTCGGCATGTACCTTGGTGGCCACCTCGCCAATCGAAATGGAATGTGCTTTATGTGTCGCATTTACCGCCTGACTTGCCGACGCCCGCATATTACTGCTTTGACTGTTCAAATAATCCAGGGTAGAGGAGCCATTGTGATTTTTGTTAGCATTGCTATTGCTATCCACACCCGGACTAAATGGATTGATATCTATACTAGTACTCGAGCCGCCGCTAAAGTCCCAATGGTCTTTATTTTGGCTGCTTTGATGCCCCGACTGGTTGTTTTCCATATCAGAAAAATAACTTTGAGATGCTTTCATAAAGTATTGTTCTTCTGATATTTGTTCAGAACGGTAGCTTAGCTGGGTACTGGCATCGTAAGTAAACTGACTTCTTCTATCGGTAGTAACCAACCGTACTTTTTCGCCGGGCAATAAGGTCGTTGTATAAACCGGATCACCCAATACATTACCTATGGTACACCGGCTTAACCTAAAGCTAATTAATAGCTGGGCCATCAGGGCCGTTTGCCTGTCCTGCCCTCTTATGGCCAGTGGATAATTTAATGTGCGCGTAAAAACCAATACATCGCAATTGCTGTCTTTTAATAATTCCGGACAGCAGGGAACTTTTAGGGATTCATCTTTACTTTCCATTTTTTTTAAAATTTATGATTCATTCATTAGGGATTTTTGACTACAATCAAAGGATGATAAGTCCTTCATTTAGATTCGCTTTTTTTGACAGATTAAAGTTCTAATGAATGCAAATGATACACAAGGTAGCCGACACGGTTTCTGCACGCGTATTAGTACGCAGCTGCGATATGGCTTTTACGCAATTATTGGCAAAAGGCAACTTATTGACGCTAAGTCTTTGAAATACAGTTGATAAATCTCTAATTTTAATAAACCATACTAAACGAACCTTATAAAAATGGAAACTAAAAACAGACAACACCCGATCGATGGTACTGAAGGCGATCCAATAGATTCAAATATTGCCGCTGCCTGGACAACAAATTATCGCATCATGAATCCCAATGAAACGATTTCACATTTTTTTGGTAATCAGATTTTACAGCAGATCCTTAACCAGCCCGATTGCCTGGGCATCCGTATCTATTATGCGAATGAATTAAGGCTAAATTGGGTTCAACGTATTTTTATTACCATCAGCAATTTTTTGCGTTGGATTGCTGGCGCTTATGGTGTAAAACACCTGATCTTGGT comes from the Pedobacter sp. FW305-3-2-15-E-R2A2 genome and includes:
- a CDS encoding helix-turn-helix domain-containing protein, with amino-acid sequence MKKKDNINQDACAIHHRAIRDTMDVLAGKWKIPIIGSLSFGKKRFMELIMNIEGIAAKMLSKELQELELNGLITRTVLNTKPITVEYELTAYGYSLKPIINEMASWGMQHREKIIKEIGTK
- a CDS encoding alpha/beta fold hydrolase, giving the protein MDQSNHISTNGPTNVPTAVCSQSPIILSAPGREHQLQVRVSAPLTGSNLPVIIFSHGFGSSMDAYAPLVNYWAANGFIVVQPTFLDSRTLSINPKAGHSEAVKAYLEDPRKPDMWRYRVDDAKRILDQLDFIEDSVLGLKGRLNKNLIAVAGHSFGAQTTSTLLGTRVLNADGSLSENLSDPRIKAGVLLSAGGRGGKALSRFAKEHFPHLNQSYKEMNIPTLIVAGDNDRSQLTVIGPEWFTDAYHLSPGANALVTLFGGEHMLGGISGYLVTETTDENPNRVHAVQRLTWAYLRSALYPKDSAWMDACTWLAANPNPQGNVIIK
- a CDS encoding NYN domain-containing protein; the protein is MKNETDLKLAVLIDADNVPYANVKEMFEEIAKYGTPTFKRIYADWTKPTVSGWKKVLLENAITPIQQYSYSSGKNASDSALIIDAMDILYTGKVDGFCIVSSDSDFTRLATRLREAGMKVIGIGEKKTLTPFITACDKFIYIEILKPKSQPSEDNSLSQTATGTKSAETQPLNKVDPGIIRLFTDSITDLADEDGWAYLGDLGSLMMKKKPDFDSRNYGFYKLLPLIKSINRFEVDERESGKSNVKHIYIRKITQPTPATNPQKPGNKRKSTKR
- a CDS encoding methyltransferase domain-containing protein, which encodes MEQEFEIIRDQQKEVWNKFSSGWKKWDDLMMDFLQPVGDEIVRLLNPQNNDIVLDIASGTGEPGLTIASRLGAGKVILTDLAEDMLEIASENAARRNIGNIDTRVCDVSKLPFADHSFDAISCRFGFMFFPDMQLAAKEMARVLRPGGRIATAVWDIPEKNFWVTAIMGAINKNMEQPAVPPGAPGMFRCAQTGVVSDLFLKAGLTDISEVEIAGKMNCKTTDVYWNLMTDVAAPVVAALSKADEATKAKIKAEVYDLMDQKYADGNVVIDSSAIVIYAEKWS
- a CDS encoding DUF1360 domain-containing protein, producing MTAYLFLISVLAVWRVTHLIQAEDGPFDVIYKLRKLAGESFFGSLMDCFFCLSIWVALPLGIYFGNDWMEKVLLTLSFSAAAIFLEQIMMKKN